In one window of Lynx canadensis isolate LIC74 chromosome B3, mLynCan4.pri.v2, whole genome shotgun sequence DNA:
- the FAM181A gene encoding protein FAM181A, translating to MLCIWRGAPDWPEGPPSAGDSSSIQPTRGLHDCFQPDARSSPATPGLAQVCRGEPARPRRRGARGRPAPSVSSVPSPGAASHEQNPPASWKAPCSGLLVMANDSDVKMLLNFVNLASSDIKAALDKSAPCRRSVDHRKYLQKQLKRFSQKYSRLPRGLPGRGAEPHLKRGPEDRPGRLPLDSGHDSSPGGGGGCKEKALGNPYREECLSKEQTLQGQNPEAARPGQVPMRKRQLPASFWEEPRATHSYPLGLEGGPGPREGPPYEGKKHCKGLEPLDPETAPVPASPRAPAEKEPLKMSGVALVGRVNAWSCCPFQYHGQPVYPGPPGALPQSPVPGLSLWRKSPASPGELAHFCKDVDGPGQKVYRPVVLKPIPTKPAVPPPIFNVFGYL from the exons ATGCTTTGTATCTGGAGAGGCGCTCCTGATTGGCCTGAGGGGCCCCCCAGCGCCGGGGACTCGTCCTCCATCCAGCCCACTCGAGGGCTGCACGACTGCTTCCAGCCGGACGCACGGAGCTCGCCGGCCACGCCGGGCCTGGCCCAGGTCTGCCGCGGGGAACCTGCCAGGCCACGTCGGCGGGGGGCCCGGGGCCGGCCCGCACCCTCG GTCagctctgtgccctcccctggAGCTGCCAGCCACGAGCAGAACCCACCCGCTTCATGGAAAGCCCCATGCAGTGGCCTCCTGGTGATGGCAAACGACAGTGACGTAAAGATGCTGCTGAACTTTGTGAACCTGGCGTCCAGTGACATCAAGGCGGCCCTGGACAAGTCTGCACCCTGCCGCCGCTCAGTGGACCACCGCAAGTACCTGCAGAAGCAGCTCAAACGCTTCTCCCAGAAGTATTCCCGGCTTCCTCGGGGCCTCCCCGGCAGAGGGGCGGAGCCTCACCTGAAAAGGGGACCCGAGGACCGGCCAGGGAGGCTGCCCCTCGATTCTGGCCATGATTCCAGtcccggcgggggtgggggctgcaagGAGAAGGCTCTGGGGAACCCGTACAGGGAGGAATGTCTCTCTAAGGAGCAGACCTTACAGGGGCAGAACCCAGAAGCTGCCAGGCCTGGCCAGGTGCCCATGAGGAAAAGACAGCTGCCCGCTTCCTTCTGGGAAGAGCCTCGGGCCACCCACAGCTACCcgctggggctggagggggggcCGGGCCCCAGGGAGGGACCTCCCTATGAGGGTAAGAAACATTGCAAAGGTTTGGAGCCCTTGGATCCTGAGACGGCCCCAGTGCCGGCATCCCCAAGGGCACCGGCTGAAAAGGAGCCACTCAAGATGTCTGGGGTCGCCCTGGTGGGCCGTGTCAATGCCTGGAGCTGCTGCCCCTTCCAGTACCATGGACAGCCGGTCTACCCAGGTCCTCCAGGGGCCTTGCCCCAGAGCCCGGTCCCCGGCCTGAGCCTATGGAGGAAAAGCCCGGCTTCCCCCGGGGAGCTGGCCCACTTCTGCAAGGATGTGGATGGGCCGGGGCAGAAAGTGTACAGACCCGTGGTCCTGAAGCCTATCCCCACCAAGCCGGCTGTACCGCCGCCCATCTTCAATGTCTTTGGCTACCTCTAG